The proteins below are encoded in one region of Planctopirus limnophila DSM 3776:
- the fliE gene encoding flagellar hook-basal body complex protein FliE — MSNMISQPAFFPAPGQAVPFTAWSQPLALPESVPNTQPTVSFADLLSQSLDATNGQQQQMHSQIAGSLTGSDLSMVETFSAAREADLALKLTLQIRNKLIEAYREIQNMQL, encoded by the coding sequence ATGTCAAACATGATCTCACAGCCGGCGTTTTTTCCTGCTCCCGGGCAGGCCGTCCCATTTACGGCCTGGTCGCAGCCACTGGCACTTCCAGAATCGGTTCCAAACACTCAACCCACGGTCTCTTTCGCGGATTTATTGAGCCAGTCGTTGGATGCCACCAACGGCCAGCAACAACAGATGCATTCCCAGATTGCCGGAAGTTTGACAGGCTCTGACTTGTCGATGGTGGAAACCTTTTCAGCAGCTCGGGAAGCCGATCTGGCATTGAAACTGACTTTGCAAATTCGCAATAAACTGATTGAGGCCTATCGCGAAATTCAAAACATGCAGCTTTAG
- a CDS encoding VanZ family protein, which translates to MHNEWFTVFSIATGFQRVSEISHQEHRLVKRLVTTISTITLILLLLYWPLMFFLTHRPVVPKIVPRLPDYVLHFTGYACLGFLFGVRHQVLRRVTWQRFAIAMLIIASYAALDELTQPYFRRQADFWDWVADLSGAVVGWLIGVLLLSCLRRIRGYLRKHPRHSDQ; encoded by the coding sequence ATTCATAATGAGTGGTTTACAGTTTTCTCAATAGCTACCGGATTCCAGAGAGTTTCCGAAATCTCGCATCAGGAGCATCGCCTTGTGAAGCGGTTGGTCACGACAATTTCGACAATTACTCTGATTCTGCTGCTTCTCTATTGGCCGCTGATGTTCTTCCTCACACACCGGCCCGTCGTACCGAAAATTGTACCGCGACTCCCCGATTATGTACTGCACTTTACGGGTTACGCCTGTCTGGGATTTCTCTTTGGTGTCAGACATCAGGTTCTCAGACGCGTGACCTGGCAGCGTTTTGCCATCGCCATGCTCATCATCGCGTCCTACGCCGCCCTTGATGAACTGACACAACCCTACTTCCGCCGTCAGGCAGATTTCTGGGATTGGGTTGCCGATCTTTCTGGCGCTGTTGTGGGGTGGTTGATAGGTGTTCTACTTCTATCATGCTTACGCCGCATTCGAGGATATCTGCGCAAACATCCACGACATAGCGATCAATAA